In Syntrophomonadaceae bacterium, the DNA window TAAAAAGTTATCATGCTCCAAAGCTGATTGCTCATTTATTTCTACAGGCAGCCACTGGGTTGATTTGGCAAAAGACAATTCATTTTGGTCTTTAAACTTGGAAAGCCAGTACCATACCTGCCGGGGTGTTACATGATCTTGAACAGCGCACCATTCTTTAACACTCTTGCCACTGGCTTTAAATTCACTAAGCCGGGTCTCCCATAACTTTTGCAGCTCGGTTTTGTTCATATAAAAAATCTCCCTCCATCTATAATCTTGAGGAAGATTATCTTATAAAGCTGAAGATTTTACCAGGTGGGGAAAGTTTTACGCTCACCCGCCCTCGCCAGCTTGACATAACTATCTGACTTGGATTCTGCGTCTTCACGCGCATTTTGGATTAGACCATAGGCCATACCAGCATAGTTTAGTGCGTGCGACTCAAATAAAGGTAATCGGGCTGCCAGTCGCGCGAAATGTGTGAGTGTCGTAGTAAACAATGGCCACTTGAGACTGGTGATCCATTGATCGAACACATCGACAAATGCTGCATCAACACCTTCAGTAGACAGCAATGTATCAAACCAGACCAGAGCAATTTCATCGGATGTATCAGACTTTTCCCGGTAGCTAATTCCTGCGGCTTTTGTAGTCGCGGCCTTAGTTTCGGCGATGGCTTCCGCAAGGTCCGTAGGCGACGTTCGACCAATGAAGGCCGCTGCCCACAAACGGTGCCACGGGAGAAGAGAACCAATGTTTTCCTTAAATTCACGCGCATTCTGAGATTCAGAGTAGTTCCTTTGGGCTTCCATGTCTTTACGCAATTCATCATATGCCAAATCAATCAAATCGAGTGATTGATTGTTAAGTGCTGCCCGCAGGGCATATGCACGTAGTAGAGGAAATCGCTCCCTGCTATAGCGAGACGAAAGACCTCGCGGAGGCGACGCAGGCAAGTAGCGTGTCAGGAGCGAGATCAGCGCATCGACTGTACCAACCGACAGCTTAT includes these proteins:
- a CDS encoding helix-turn-helix domain-containing protein, giving the protein MNKTELQKLWETRLSEFKASGKSVKEWCAVQDHVTPRQVWYWLSKFKDQNELSFAKSTQWLPVEINEQSALEHDNFL